GGTTGAGCTTCCCCCGTCCGCCCGGATGCCACCAGCCGAAGCGGCGCACGCGATGAAAGCCCCGCGGCAGCACGTGCTGCAGAAAGCGCCGGATCAACTCGAACGGTTCGAGGTCCACGTGCCGCCACGCCCGGGTGGCGCTCTCGCGATAGCGCCAGCGCAGCCGGCCGTCGGGTTGCACGGGCAACGCCCGATTGCCTGTCGCCGTCTTAAAGACGTAGCGGCTCAGGTAACGCAACGCCGGTTCGCCCGCGCCCACCGCCGCGCTATGCACCACCCAGCGCTGCTTCCACACACTGGCGGAGATGTGGCGCAGTGCGTCCGGCGCCTGTTGCTCCAGTCCCTGCCGAAACAGATTCCGGCAACGGTCGCTCAACGCCTTGACCGGCAGCAGGAAGTTGGGTTTGGCGCTCACCCACCGGCGCTGGTCCAAACTCAACCCCCCACCCGCCACGAGGAAGTGGATGTGCGGATGGTGAATGAGGGTGCGGCTCCAGGTGTGCAACACGCCCAGCATCCCCAGCGTGGCCCCGAGCCGGCTCTGCGCCAGGTCCTGCAACGCCTGCGCGCTGGCGTCAAACAACCGGTCGTAGCCCAAGGCCGGATGACGCCGCAACCAACCGCGCAACGCCTCCGGCACCGTGAACGTCACCAGGAAGTAGGGCACGGGCAGCAGCCACGCTGCTTGCGCCGCCAGCCATTCTTCCGACTCCTCCCGCCCGCACTGCGGACAATGCCGGTCGTTGCACGAGTGGTAGGTGAAGTGGCGCTGACCGCAGCGCGGACAGTGATGCAGGGCGCCGCCCAGGGCCGGGGTGCGACACGGGAGCAGCTTACGCAACACTTCGCGTTGCCGGGCGGGCATCGTGGCGCCAAAGCGTGCGAGGTAGGCCGGTCCGTGTTGAACCAGCACCTCGTGCAGACGCACCGTGCCCTCGGTGGAACCGACGGGCGCGGACATGACCCGGCCTCAGAGATCGGCCATGAACGTGTTGAGCCGTCGTTGATGCTGGGTCTGGCAGAGACTCGTCAGATGCGTGTAGATCACCGTCACGTTGGGACTGTGATGGCCGAGGTTGACCTGGAGTTGACGCAGGTTCTCGCCCTGCTCCAGCAAGTGGGTGGCGTAGGAATGGCGCAACGTGTGGATGTGGGCGGCCTTGCGGATGCCGCTGGCTGTGAGCGCCAGGCGGAAGGCCCGTTGCAGCGTGGAACGATCCAGCGGGCGGGTGGCGGTGGCGGCGCCCTGGCCGGAACGCCCCTTGGCCGGGAAGAGCAGGCGCGGATGGCGATGGGTCTTCCAGTGTTGCCGCAAGAGTTCCAACGTGCGTTGCGGCAGCGGGACGTAGCGGTCCTTGTTGCCCTTGCCGCCGCGGATGTGCAGGAACATGCGTCCCGAATCAATGTCGCCCACCTCCAGCTTGAGGGCTTCGCCCAGGCGCAGGCCGCAGGAGTAAATCGTCGTCAGCGCGACGCGATGATCCAGGGCGGGCACGCGCTCGAGAAGGCGGCGCACCTCGGCGGCCGCGAGGATGACGGGCAGTTTGAACTGGGGATCGGCGCGGACCAGTGCCACCTCGGCGGGCCAGGGGCGGCGGAGGGTTTTCTCCCA
This window of the Flavobacteriales bacterium genome carries:
- a CDS encoding transposase, coding for MSAPVGSTEGTVRLHEVLVQHGPAYLARFGATMPARQREVLRKLLPCRTPALGGALHHCPRCGQRHFTYHSCNDRHCPQCGREESEEWLAAQAAWLLPVPYFLVTFTVPEALRGWLRRHPALGYDRLFDASAQALQDLAQSRLGATLGMLGVLHTWSRTLIHHPHIHFLVAGGGLSLDQRRWVSAKPNFLLPVKALSDRCRNLFRQGLEQQAPDALRHISASVWKQRWVVHSAAVGAGEPALRYLSRYVFKTATGNRALPVQPDGRLRWRYRESATRAWRHVDLEPFELIRRFLQHVLPRGFHRVRRFGWWHPGGRGKLNRVRALLHQSPVLTAAEAAAWQPPTGAGPEPADPQPCTRNPPPLQCARCGGVLVLVERWRPGQRPARRGQDRAPP
- a CDS encoding tyrosine-type recombinase/integrase, translating into MALVRADPQFKLPVILAAAEVRRLLERVPALDHRVALTTIYSCGLRLGEALKLEVGDIDSGRMFLHIRGGKGNKDRYVPLPQRTLELLRQHWKTHRHPRLLFPAKGRSGQGAATATRPLDRSTLQRAFRLALTASGIRKAAHIHTLRHSYATHLLEQGENLRQLQVNLGHHSPNVTVIYTHLTSLCQTQHQRRLNTFMADL